One part of the Eriocheir sinensis breed Jianghai 21 unplaced genomic scaffold, ASM2467909v1 Scaffold559, whole genome shotgun sequence genome encodes these proteins:
- the LOC126993098 gene encoding tol-Pal system protein TolA-like — translation MKLKNFRDHRNGTGGGPPPPPLDPIDELVGDVLGQDSKVITGFEEIDDLGHQRTVDIEDAAEPASQLIVGQGGAEAPTVIIVPEPTLQPQTEGGAWGKVPAEDDAAAAQAKVAAAEEEAVASRATAAAAQAGEEAARAMKAAAEEVAACARAFTGAARAQEAAARAQEAAERAREAAAKEKAEAMRLKQILLKLQIEKERKNK, via the exons ATGAAGCTGAAGAACTTTCGAGATCATCGGAATGGAACTG gtggcggccctccaccccctccccttgacCCCATTGATGAACTTGTCGGGGACGTTTTGGGGCAAGACAGCAAGGTCATCACGGGATTTGAGGAGATTGATGACCTTGGACATCAAAGGACTGTCgacat TGAAGACGCAGCAGAGCCAGCGAGCCAGCTCATTGTAGGTCAGGGAGGTGCTGAGGCACCAACAGTAATAATTGTGCCTGAGCCCACCCTGCAGCCACAAACTGAGGGGGGTGCCTGGGGGAAGGTGCCAGCTGAGGATGATGCAGCAGCTGCTCAAGCAAAGGTGGCAgctgctgaggaggaggctgtagcttcaagagctacagcagcagctgcacaggctggggaggaggctgCACGGGCCATGAAGGCAGCTGCAGAGGAGGTGGCGGCTTGTGCTCGGGCCTTCACAGGAGCTGcaagggcgcaggaggcagctgcaagggcgcaggaggcagctgAAAGGGCACGGGAGGCAGCTGCCAAAGAAAAAGCGGAAGCCATGCGTCTTAAACAAATTTTGCTCAAGTTacaaattgaaaaggaaaggaaaaacaaataa
- the LOC126993097 gene encoding putative nuclease HARBI1: protein MCGIFQGILFVTFPINQDLHIVLFYLYAKFTITNFNIGVTVMPWARILHTVITSSDGHSGTKWRISDITPSETLMVDHKLLWTTIKLRGTLRSGSPCHNSAYDRQKRVNMAAPRQHAPQPFRRRDVLNELSDAELIRRYRLDKEGILYVTDLVREALSSDTKRRNPLTPEMKVIITLRYLATGKMQMCSSDDLGPSQPSISRAITQTIDALANVNILKQFISFPTTQDVTEANKADFLTIANFPGVIGVVDGTHVRIVAPKEEEDVFVNRKGYHSINVQVIFDANYRILDILAKWPGSVHDARILNGCGVAELFQRGHVPPGSHLLGDSGYPSKPWLLTPYLRPLPGPQSRYNRAHKRTRSVVERGIGQLKRRFHVLHSEVRVTPPVKVCKLIHVCGMLHNICKDRNIPIPLDAAQPNAEEVDLAMAQPEGVQVVPPLPAGQRNEGRLYRDEFCNLHFHNED from the exons ATGTGTGGCATTTTTCAAGGTATTTTATTTGTAACATTTCCAataaatcaggatcttcatatagttttgttttacctttacgCAAAGTTCACTATTACAAACTTTAATATAGGGGTCACGGTAATGCCCTGGGCCCGTATTCTACATACCGTCATAACTTCTTCTGACGGTCATAGCGGAACAAAATGGCGCATTTCAGACATAACTCCGTCAGAAactcttatggtcgaccataaactCTTATGGACGACCATAAAATTGCGCGGGACGCTGAGGTCGGGTTCACCCTGTCATAACTCTGCTTATGACCGTCAGAAGCGCGTCAACATGGCAGCCCCACGTCAACACGCTCCCCAGCCTTTTCGAAGAAGAGACGTACTGAACGAGCTCAGCGATGCTGAGCTTATCAGGAGATACAGActtgacaaggaaggtatttTGTACGTCACTGATCTTGTGagggaagccttgtcaagtgACACCAAGAGGAGAAACCCACTCACCCCGGAGATGAAGGTGATCATCACACTGCGGTATCTTGCCACGGGAAAAATGCaaatgtgtagcagcgacgacctCGGCCCATCACAGCCCAGCATCAGCAGAGCCATCACCCAGACCATTGACGCCCTTGCAAACGTCAATATTCTCAAGCAGTTCATCAGCTTCCCCACCACCCAAGACGTTACTGAGGCGAACAAGGCAGACTTCCTCACCATTGCAAATTTTCCCGGGGttattggtgtcgttgatgggacacacgtaaggattgtggcaccaaaggaggaggaagacgtgtttgTCAACCGCAAGGGATATCACAGTATTAATGTGCAGGTCATATTCGATGCCAACTATCGAATACTGGATATCCTAGCGAAGTGGCCTGGCTCAGTGCATGATGCACGTATTTTGAATGGCTGTGGAGTGGCAGAATTGTTCCAGAGAGGGCATGTGCCACCAGGTAGTCACTTGTTGGGAGACAGTGGCTATCCCAGCAAGCCATGGCTCCTGACACCTTACCTGCGACCTCTGCCTGGACCTCAGTCACGCTATAATAG ggCCCACAAACGGACACGGAGTGTTGTGGAACGGGGAATAGGACAGCTCAAGCGCCGCTTTCATGTCCTACACAGCGAGGTCCGAGTAACTCCCCCGGTGAAGGTGTGCAAGCTGATACATGTATGCGGCATGCTCCACAACATCTGCAAGGACAGGAATATTCCCATTCCTCTCGATGCGGCTCAACCTAACGCTGAAGAAGTGGATCTTGCCATGGCACAACCTGAAGGTGTGCAAGTTGTGCCGCCACTTCCAGCTGGTCAGCGGAATGAAGGTCGCCTGTATCGAGATGAATTCTGCAACTTGCATTTCCA CAATGAAGACTGA